ATTACGCGCTGTGGATAAAAATCTGGTCATACCGGTTGACGCCGATAGCTTAAGGCTGTTTTTGCTGGCGGGCCGCACGGCGATGACGCCACACTTCCACGACGCCCGGCAGTATCGATACCACGATAATCGCCACAATCAACAGCTTCAGGTTTTCCTGTACCATCGGCAGGGCGCCAAAGAAGTAGCCCGCATAGGAGAACAACAGCACCCACAGCAGCGCGCCGGTTACGTTAAACAGCGCGAAATGGCGCCAGGACATATGCCCCATGCCTGCGACGAACGGCGCAAAGGTGCGAACGATCGGCACGAAGCGCGCAAGAATAATGGTTTTTCCGCCGTGACGCTCGTAAAAAGCGTGGGTTTTATCCAGATAGCTGCGGCGAAAGATACGCGAATCAGGGTTACTGAATAACTTTGCGCCAAACAGTCGCCCAATGGTGTAGTTCACCGCATCGCCCAGC
This Mixta hanseatica DNA region includes the following protein-coding sequences:
- a CDS encoding DedA family protein, which translates into the protein MDLIRFVVDFILHIDVHMAELVAQYGIWVYAILFLILFCETGLVVTPFLPGDSLLFVAGALAALPDNDLNVHLMVTLLAIAAVLGDAVNYTIGRLFGAKLFSNPDSRIFRRSYLDKTHAFYERHGGKTIILARFVPIVRTFAPFVAGMGHMSWRHFALFNVTGALLWVLLFSYAGYFFGALPMVQENLKLLIVAIIVVSILPGVVEVWRHRRAARQQKQP